The genome window AGGTTGGCATTATCTATATCAGTCATCGCTTAGAAGAAATATTCCGCATTGCTGATCGAGTTACTATTATGCGAGATGGTGAAGTCGTTGGCGAACATCTCGTCGGTGAAATCAATCGCAGTAAAATAGTTGAACTCATGGCTGGACGATTGTTAGTGGAAGAAATAAATCATCTGGGGAAAAAAGGAGAAAAACCAATACTCACCGTCAAGAATCTAACCCGGAAAGGACGTTATTATGATATTAGTTTTGATATTTATCCTGGAGAAATTTTAGGTTTTTCTGGGTTGGTTGGCTCCGGGAGAACTGACATCGCTCAAACTCTTTTCGGACTGATTAAACCCGACAGCGGTGAGATCGTTTACCAAGGAAAAAAGATAAGCTTTTCTTCTTCTGAAGAGGCCATGGCCAATGGAATTGCCTATCTCCCTGAAGATCGAAAGGCTCAAGGCCTTTTCCCTATTTTAAGTACCGCTTTTAATATTAGTGTAACGGTTCTAAAAGAAATTTCTTCAAGAATGGGTATTGTTCATAACTCCCAAGAAAAAGAGCTCGGAAAAAAGTATGTGAAAGAGCTTGCCATCAAAACACCCAGCCTTGATTCAAAAATCTATAGCCTCAGCGGGGGGAATCAGCAAAAAGTAGTCTTAGCCAAGTGGTTGGGGGTAAATCCACAAATTCTCATGCTCGATGAACCCACCCGGGGAGTGGATGTCGCCTCCAAATCAGAAATCCACCATATGATTGCTTCTTTAGCTGAGAAAGGGATCGCCGTGATCATCATCTCCAGTGAGCTTCCTGAAATCCTAAAACTGGCCGATCGAGTGATTGTTATGCATGAAGGTCGTATCACTGGAGCCTTTGAAGATCAAGATATTACCTCAGAGAATTTGATTCGTGCCGCAACCGGAGAAAGAATGTTGAAAACCAAGGGCTCACCAATTGAGGAGAAAAACCTATGACTGCTAACCTCCAAATTGTAATTAAACGAAGAGAATTTACAGTTTTGGGTCTTATAGTGGTATTAATGGTCATTTTTTCACTGAGTACTGAGAAATTTATGTCAGTCAGTAACCTTTCTAATTTACTCTTACAGCTTTCTGGAGTCGCCATATCGGCGATTGGAATGACCATGGTTATCATTACCGGTGGTATTGATGTTTCGGTGGGTTCAATCTTAGGTATGGCTTCAGTGGTTGCCGGAAAACTTCTTATGGCTGGTTCATCCTTTGTTGTCGTTGTTCTTTCGGCAATTATCACCGGTTTTGGGATTGGCATCCTCAATGGGATCATCATCTCTTATGGGAATGTCCCCCCTATAATTGTCACTTTGGGAATGATGAGTATGATGCGAGCTTTAATGTACCAAGTTCTCGGTGGCCGTTGGGTTTCAGGAATTCCACCTGATATACGGATCATTGGCTTAGGAAAATGGCTGGGTATCCCATTATCGATGTGGATTACCGCTGTCTTGATTATTCTTTTCAGCTATTTTCTCAGTTCCCGACCAACCGGACGGGCAATCTATGCCATTGGGAACAACCCAGAAGCAGCCAGAGTTTCTGGAGTCAACCTTGCAAGAACCATTTTAATTGTCTACTCACTTACCGGGCTTTTGGTCGGTTTTGCCGGACTCATCTACGTTGCCCGTACCGGAATTGTACAAACCAATACTGGTTCTGGTTTCGAACTCGAAGTCATCGCAGCTGTAATGTTGGGTGGCACCAGCGTCTTCGGGGGAAAAGGAACCGTGATTGGAAGCTTGCTGGGAGCAGTCTTGGTAGGAATTATTAAAAATGGTATGGTTCTTATGAACGTTCCTGCTCTCAGCGAAGGCTTGGTTATCGGGATACTGATTTTGATTTCGGTTATGATCGACCTCGTCCGATCCAGGGGAGAATCGTTATGAAAAATATTGGAAGCCAAATCGTTGAAAACCGGGTGCTCTTTCTATTGGTATTATTTCTCATTCTCTTCGGGGTGTTTGCCTTTTCCGTCAAGGGTTTTTTCACTTTCTATAACCTCACCAATATGACCCAATACGGTGTGGAACTGGGGTTATTGGCTTTAGCGGAAATGCTGGTCATCCTATCGGGAGGTGCTGGCATTGACCTCTCGGTTGGTTCCATGCTTACCATTGTCGCTATGATTATTGGAGTGCTTATTGGCCGAGCTGGTTTTAATCCATCTTTAGCCATCCTCATTGGTCTTATCGCCGGCAGTGCGATGGGATATGCCAATGGTTTCCTGGTTGCTTATCCCAAGATCCCTCCTTTTATAGTCACTCTTGCCAGCCTTTACGTCTATAAATCATTGGCTATGATTATTTCGGTCGATCCTCGTTTTGGCCCCAATCCAATGCCAGTTTCCAATTTTCCCGAGTCTTTCTATTTTATCGGCCAACATCGTATCGGGGGTCTTCCGTTTCAGGTGTTGTTTATTTTTATCCCAGTGGTTTTGATCCTCAT of Candidatus Atribacteria bacterium ADurb.Bin276 contains these proteins:
- the rbsA_1 gene encoding Ribose import ATP-binding protein RbsA, which encodes MDTILECRGIEKSFGGVHALKKVNFSLNPGEVHALVGENGAGKSTLIKIISGALSQDRGEIFYLEKAVNIGSPRKAQEIGISTVYQEPLIYRELSVLENIFLGREIKTRRGNIDWNEEEKKARSLFESLQISPHFIKQPMRDLSVGLQQLALIAKALVYEAKVIIFDEPTAILTEHETERLFEIIKKLKERKVGIIYISHRLEEIFRIADRVTIMRDGEVVGEHLVGEINRSKIVELMAGRLLVEEINHLGKKGEKPILTVKNLTRKGRYYDISFDIYPGEILGFSGLVGSGRTDIAQTLFGLIKPDSGEIVYQGKKISFSSSEEAMANGIAYLPEDRKAQGLFPILSTAFNISVTVLKEISSRMGIVHNSQEKELGKKYVKELAIKTPSLDSKIYSLSGGNQQKVVLAKWLGVNPQILMLDEPTRGVDVASKSEIHHMIASLAEKGIAVIIISSELPEILKLADRVIVMHEGRITGAFEDQDITSENLIRAATGERMLKTKGSPIEEKNL
- the rbsC_1 gene encoding Ribose transport system permease protein RbsC, producing the protein MTANLQIVIKRREFTVLGLIVVLMVIFSLSTEKFMSVSNLSNLLLQLSGVAISAIGMTMVIITGGIDVSVGSILGMASVVAGKLLMAGSSFVVVVLSAIITGFGIGILNGIIISYGNVPPIIVTLGMMSMMRALMYQVLGGRWVSGIPPDIRIIGLGKWLGIPLSMWITAVLIILFSYFLSSRPTGRAIYAIGNNPEAARVSGVNLARTILIVYSLTGLLVGFAGLIYVARTGIVQTNTGSGFELEVIAAVMLGGTSVFGGKGTVIGSLLGAVLVGIIKNGMVLMNVPALSEGLVIGILILISVMIDLVRSRGESL
- the rbsC_2 gene encoding Ribose transport system permease protein RbsC, which produces MKNIGSQIVENRVLFLLVLFLILFGVFAFSVKGFFTFYNLTNMTQYGVELGLLALAEMLVILSGGAGIDLSVGSMLTIVAMIIGVLIGRAGFNPSLAILIGLIAGSAMGYANGFLVAYPKIPPFIVTLASLYVYKSLAMIISVDPRFGPNPMPVSNFPESFYFIGQHRIGGLPFQVLFIFIPVVLILMFLMNRTVLGRHLYGVGSNETAAIFSGINVKKIRVIVYTLSGLLSALAGWVITSRIASARPDIGTGYELQAITIAVLGGVSIKGGEGTAGGVVLSIAIITMLYNGMQLAGIHQIWQLGSLGLVLVGSVLLNQILYNRRKF